From Gemmatimonadota bacterium, a single genomic window includes:
- a CDS encoding ABC transporter ATP-binding protein codes for MSEQPILSVRDLSKTYPSGGGTLTVLREIDFDLMPGDSLAIIGPSGSGKTTLLGLCAGLDRATTGSVSLNGIVLDDLDEDERARVRNRHVGFVFQNFQLIPTLTSLENVMVPAELRGEKAVYRRAEELLDRVGLADRTTHYPVQLSGGEQQRVAMARAFINRPALLFVDEPTGNLDADTAATVESLLFELNEESGTTLVTVTHNLDLARRTRRIVRLSGGRMVEDYHPVHSDIPEAASLSLTPDP; via the coding sequence ATGAGCGAACAGCCTATCCTGTCGGTCCGGGACCTGAGCAAAACCTACCCGAGCGGCGGCGGGACGCTTACCGTGCTGCGGGAGATCGATTTCGACCTGATGCCGGGTGACTCCCTGGCGATCATCGGGCCCTCCGGCAGCGGGAAGACGACGCTGCTCGGCCTCTGCGCCGGCCTGGATCGGGCAACTACGGGATCCGTCTCGCTGAACGGCATCGTGCTGGACGATCTCGATGAGGATGAACGGGCCCGCGTACGCAACCGTCACGTGGGCTTCGTCTTTCAGAATTTCCAGCTCATCCCGACCCTCACCAGTCTCGAGAACGTCATGGTCCCGGCCGAACTGCGCGGCGAAAAGGCGGTCTACCGCCGGGCGGAGGAACTCCTGGACCGAGTGGGGCTGGCGGACCGGACCACCCACTACCCGGTGCAGCTGTCCGGGGGCGAACAGCAGCGGGTCGCCATGGCCAGGGCCTTCATCAACCGTCCGGCGCTGCTCTTCGTGGACGAACCCACGGGCAATCTCGACGCCGATACGGCCGCTACCGTGGAAAGCCTGCTGTTCGAATTGAACGAGGAATCCGGTACGACCCTGGTCACCGTGACCCACAACCTCGACCTTGCGCGGAGGACCCGCCGCATCGTCCGGTTGAGCGGGGGCCGCATGGTCGAAGACTACCATCCTGTGCATTCCGATATTCCGGAAGCAGCGTCCCTTTCCCTTACCCCCGATCCTTGA
- a CDS encoding glycerophosphodiester phosphodiesterase has translation MLRFIWKWFIRLAVAAVVIIVAVLAYTSIISRPMPEHTFTDTDQLLAIAHRGGAGLWPENTLFAFQNAVRIGADALEFDVHATSDGELVVIHDATVDRTTEGVGRVDEMTWDALRELDAGYRWTADDGASFPFRGMGLRVPTLEEVLNALPDSRMIIELKDVSDAARVRFSEAIAQCSYPERKVIASFQSESVKYIRDNNPGIATSSTAGEVLGFWVLNSLRLGFAFVPGGETMQVPPSFQNRTLVSSRFVSGAHRHNMDVYVWTINKEAEMKRHVDHGVDGIITDYPDRLLQVLDRYPELREPENGEGEAPSP, from the coding sequence ATGCTTCGATTCATCTGGAAATGGTTTATTCGGCTGGCCGTTGCAGCCGTGGTCATAATTGTCGCGGTCCTGGCATACACTTCGATTATATCCCGCCCCATGCCCGAGCATACATTCACGGATACGGACCAACTCCTGGCCATCGCCCACCGCGGCGGCGCGGGACTGTGGCCGGAAAACACCCTATTCGCCTTTCAAAACGCGGTCAGAATCGGTGCGGACGCACTGGAATTCGACGTGCACGCCACCAGCGACGGTGAACTGGTGGTCATCCACGACGCTACGGTCGACCGTACGACCGAAGGCGTGGGCCGGGTCGACGAGATGACCTGGGACGCACTGCGGGAACTGGACGCGGGCTACCGATGGACCGCGGACGACGGCGCGAGCTTTCCGTTCCGGGGCATGGGTTTGCGGGTACCGACGCTGGAAGAGGTACTGAACGCACTCCCCGATTCCCGTATGATCATCGAGCTGAAGGACGTGTCCGATGCCGCCCGGGTCCGTTTCTCCGAGGCAATCGCGCAGTGTTCGTACCCGGAACGGAAGGTCATCGCTTCCTTTCAGTCCGAGAGCGTCAAATACATCCGGGACAACAACCCGGGTATCGCGACATCGTCCACGGCCGGCGAGGTACTCGGCTTCTGGGTGCTGAACTCCCTGAGACTCGGGTTCGCCTTCGTGCCCGGGGGTGAGACGATGCAAGTACCGCCCAGTTTTCAAAATCGGACCCTGGTAAGCTCCCGGTTCGTATCGGGCGCCCACCGGCACAACATGGACGTGTATGTCTGGACGATCAACAAGGAAGCGGAAATGAAACGCCATGTCGATCACGGCGTAGACGGCATCATTACGGACTATCCCGATCGTCTCCTGCAGGTACTGGACCGGTACCCGGAATTGCGGGAACCGGAAAACGGGGAAGGAGAAGCACCGTCACCATGA
- a CDS encoding ferritin-like domain-containing protein, translating to MDKQTLIDNLNGDLAAELGAIIQFTVYAAKASGPYRPELAKFFQDEVADEQLHAQYLADKIVVLGGEPTTVPRPVKVSDSNRENLETMLEDERTIVRRYVQRRSEAEEYGDYGLMVQLEDMIRDESSHAEEVERILRDWPL from the coding sequence ATGGACAAGCAGACCCTGATCGATAACCTGAACGGAGACCTGGCCGCCGAACTCGGCGCGATCATCCAGTTTACCGTCTACGCGGCCAAGGCCAGCGGTCCCTATCGGCCCGAACTGGCCAAGTTCTTTCAGGACGAGGTTGCCGATGAGCAACTTCATGCGCAATACCTGGCCGACAAGATCGTGGTGCTGGGCGGCGAGCCCACGACCGTTCCCCGTCCGGTCAAGGTAAGCGATTCGAACCGCGAGAACCTGGAGACCATGCTTGAGGACGAACGCACCATCGTCCGGCGATACGTCCAACGCCGGTCCGAGGCCGAGGAGTACGGCGATTACGGCCTCATGGTCCAGCTGGAAGACATGATCCGGGACGAGAGCAGTCACGCCGAAGAAGTAGAACGCATCCTTCGGGACTGGCCCCTTTAA